The proteins below are encoded in one region of Myxococcales bacterium:
- a CDS encoding MMPL family transporter — protein MNPTEMIERFLSRLAKVQSTTRGAVLLCLLAITIAVSSLPLIAQLELNSSWTALLPEDTPSVVDLKKIGDRLSGLTTLTIALEHSDTDTLIAFAKELSPALEELKPLGVRSVDANISLFDQFASEHRHLYAKIDDLEDLRDGLQQKLEKELSQVNPLFVSLDDGGSSESLDDILEKLEEQKEKASKKLEKFPEGFFVNREGNFLAIFLRTNIRDGNNTATERLIEAVSAKAESLKKDSFRDVEVNFGGSLVMALEEQQAIVQELAIATLVTIVLVFLAIWIFFRNFRVIPLLGLGMLAPVLLTFGFAELFVDYLNTSTAFLGSIVIGNGINPNIMWLARYTEERRDGKSLRKALINSHQETWIATFTASTAAAVAYGSLIITDFRGFRDFGIIGGIGMELCWIASLVFLPAWVSLMEKFFPFRFKAKQKDGSVYGRFFFSFAQRFPRSILWFSVATGALSFVIIVVAILQDPMEYDFRKLKSVRENSTIARTVNRKVGEIVQGMQEGNAIALLLPDEPSAQQLKKHLEDYRKKNEVVYGKIRSIDDFLPQDQDDKIEILDEIKDILKRLHPLVSEKDKTLIDDYMPPENLSPLDNSSLPQEIARPFTEKDGTRGRILFVEKAPHKNIWDGRFLMQWANEVRHFTLDSGGKPALAGRAPVFADMIRSIWNSTPQSIMASFVATLLLLFIAFRRAFDRTITIFTLLLGIGWMGASLVLLGEKMNFLNVLAFPITFGNGVDYGVNVMRRYSQESAKGFKEAIKISVTESGGAVVLCSLTTIIAYSSLYTSANQALNSFGLAMAVSEVTCVCAAMLTLPAAILYWKSRKQSVR, from the coding sequence ATGAACCCAACGGAAATGATTGAGCGTTTTCTGTCGCGCCTGGCAAAGGTTCAAAGCACAACACGTGGCGCGGTGTTGTTGTGTTTGCTCGCAATAACGATTGCGGTAAGCAGCCTTCCATTGATTGCACAGTTGGAGCTCAACAGCTCGTGGACGGCACTCTTGCCAGAGGATACGCCAAGCGTTGTCGATTTAAAGAAAATTGGCGACCGACTGAGTGGGCTCACTACCTTAACCATCGCACTTGAGCATTCGGATACCGATACGCTAATTGCCTTTGCGAAAGAACTTAGCCCAGCTCTCGAAGAACTTAAGCCTCTTGGAGTCAGAAGCGTTGATGCCAACATTAGTTTGTTTGACCAGTTTGCCTCAGAGCACCGACATCTGTATGCAAAAATCGACGATCTTGAAGACTTGCGAGACGGTCTCCAACAGAAACTCGAAAAAGAGCTTTCTCAAGTTAATCCTCTTTTTGTAAGTCTTGATGATGGTGGCTCATCTGAGAGTCTCGATGATATTTTAGAAAAACTTGAAGAACAAAAAGAGAAAGCCAGCAAAAAGCTAGAGAAATTTCCGGAAGGTTTTTTTGTCAATCGGGAAGGTAACTTCCTTGCCATTTTCCTTCGCACCAATATTCGCGACGGAAACAACACGGCCACAGAACGGCTCATTGAAGCAGTTTCCGCAAAAGCTGAGAGCCTGAAGAAAGACTCGTTTCGCGACGTTGAGGTCAACTTCGGGGGAAGCCTGGTCATGGCCTTGGAAGAACAACAAGCCATTGTTCAAGAGCTTGCAATCGCGACACTGGTGACCATCGTCCTGGTGTTTCTTGCCATTTGGATCTTCTTTCGCAACTTTCGAGTCATCCCCTTGCTTGGTTTAGGCATGCTTGCTCCAGTGTTGCTGACCTTTGGGTTTGCCGAGTTGTTCGTCGATTACCTCAACACATCCACTGCGTTTTTAGGAAGCATTGTTATTGGCAATGGGATCAATCCAAATATCATGTGGCTTGCGCGCTATACCGAGGAGCGACGTGATGGAAAAAGCCTTCGTAAGGCTCTCATCAACAGCCATCAAGAAACTTGGATCGCAACCTTTACGGCATCCACAGCGGCAGCGGTCGCATACGGCTCGTTGATCATCACAGACTTTCGTGGCTTCCGTGATTTCGGAATCATCGGTGGCATTGGCATGGAACTTTGCTGGATCGCTTCGCTGGTGTTTTTACCAGCATGGGTAAGCCTCATGGAGAAGTTTTTCCCATTTCGCTTTAAAGCGAAACAAAAAGACGGAAGTGTTTACGGACGTTTTTTCTTCTCCTTCGCCCAACGCTTCCCTCGCTCGATTTTATGGTTCTCCGTAGCAACTGGCGCACTTTCATTTGTGATCATTGTCGTTGCGATCCTGCAAGATCCCATGGAATACGATTTCCGGAAGCTCAAATCTGTCCGTGAAAATTCAACCATCGCACGAACGGTCAATCGCAAAGTTGGGGAAATCGTTCAGGGCATGCAGGAAGGGAATGCTATTGCTTTATTGCTTCCCGATGAGCCAAGTGCACAACAGCTTAAAAAACATCTCGAAGACTATCGTAAGAAAAACGAAGTAGTTTACGGGAAAATTCGCAGCATCGATGATTTTCTGCCTCAAGACCAAGACGACAAAATAGAAATTCTTGATGAGATCAAAGACATCCTTAAGCGGCTCCATCCCTTAGTTAGCGAAAAAGACAAAACGCTTATCGATGATTACATGCCGCCAGAAAATCTTAGCCCCTTAGACAATAGTAGCTTGCCTCAAGAAATAGCCAGACCTTTTACCGAAAAAGACGGAACACGAGGACGCATCCTCTTTGTCGAAAAAGCTCCACACAAGAATATTTGGGACGGTCGTTTTTTGATGCAATGGGCAAACGAAGTGCGTCACTTCACACTCGATAGCGGAGGAAAGCCGGCCTTGGCAGGTCGTGCGCCCGTCTTTGCCGACATGATTCGATCAATTTGGAACAGTACCCCTCAAAGCATCATGGCTTCGTTTGTGGCAACACTGCTCCTATTGTTTATTGCCTTTCGTAGAGCTTTTGATCGGACGATCACCATCTTCACCTTACTGCTAGGTATCGGTTGGATGGGCGCAAGCCTGGTTTTACTTGGCGAGAAAATGAACTTTCTAAACGTACTCGCTTTTCCAATTACCTTTGGCAACGGCGTTGATTACGGAGTTAACGTCATGCGTCGCTATTCTCAAGAATCAGCCAAAGGATTCAAAGAGGCCATTAAAATATCCGTCACAGAAAGCGGTGGAGCAGTGGTGCTTTGCTCACTGACAACTATCATCGCATATTCTTCACTTTACACGAGCGCCAATCAAGCACTGAACTCCTTCGGCTTAGCGATGGCCGTAAGTGAAGTTACCTGTGTATGTGCAGCCATGCTAACTTTGCCCGCAGCTATCCTTTATTGGAAAAGCCGTAAACAATCAGTGCGTTAG
- a CDS encoding polymer-forming cytoskeletal protein yields the protein MFQKRDQKRTVIGEGTVIIGQIEVSGELQIDGVVDGTIKATGPVAIGPSGVLQGELRGTEVSVAGRIEGAVIVDGALRMLASGVIQGEAVYQSLQVDQGGVINGSTTRSEAPPPLDIALVPVEDAS from the coding sequence ATGTTCCAGAAACGGGATCAAAAACGCACTGTAATCGGTGAAGGAACCGTGATCATTGGACAGATTGAAGTCAGCGGAGAACTTCAAATCGACGGTGTTGTTGACGGTACAATAAAAGCGACCGGACCCGTGGCGATCGGCCCGAGTGGTGTGCTTCAAGGCGAGTTGCGTGGCACGGAGGTTTCGGTAGCGGGTCGGATCGAGGGCGCGGTCATCGTGGACGGTGCGCTGCGTATGTTAGCGAGCGGAGTGATTCAGGGGGAGGCCGTGTATCAAAGCCTTCAAGTGGATCAAGGTGGCGTTATCAATGGTTCGACCACTCGCTCTGAAGCTCCGCCTCCACTGGATATCGCATTGGTGCCAGTTGAAGACGCTTCCTAA
- a CDS encoding methyltransferase domain-containing protein encodes MRSAGRTTRLYRNGVLHTAYHPDRILGGSVWDLLFLPAFLRADRDIKRVLVLGVGGGALLHMYRRVFAPRKLVGVDIDSVHLHIAKQFFDLNDKNQDLILDDGVAWARRYQGEPFDIVIEDMFTERDQQPVRLMHAQVEWLNTLRNLTRPGGLLIINHGDLREAKFTKKYLLESGCAISFSLPHLHNRVLAYGQQALDMSCYRKQLKHYPQLDPAYVERISTRAC; translated from the coding sequence GTGCGGTCTGCTGGTCGCACAACGCGTTTGTATCGAAACGGTGTGCTGCATACCGCCTATCATCCGGACCGTATCCTTGGCGGAAGTGTATGGGACTTATTGTTCCTGCCAGCTTTTTTACGAGCTGATCGAGATATCAAGCGTGTTCTTGTTTTGGGTGTCGGAGGCGGTGCTTTGCTCCATATGTATCGTCGTGTTTTTGCGCCGCGAAAGTTGGTGGGGGTTGATATTGATAGTGTTCATTTGCATATCGCAAAGCAATTTTTCGATTTGAATGACAAAAACCAGGACTTGATTCTTGATGACGGTGTTGCTTGGGCTCGTCGCTATCAAGGCGAGCCTTTTGATATTGTGATTGAAGACATGTTTACCGAACGTGATCAGCAACCGGTACGACTCATGCATGCTCAAGTAGAGTGGCTTAACACTCTACGGAATCTGACCCGTCCCGGCGGCTTGTTGATTATCAATCACGGCGATCTTCGCGAAGCAAAGTTCACAAAAAAGTATCTACTGGAGTCCGGATGTGCGATTAGTTTTTCCTTACCGCATTTGCACAACCGGGTCTTGGCCTATGGCCAGCAGGCCCTTGATATGAGCTGCTACAGAAAACAGCTTAAGCACTATCCTCAGTTGGATCCCGCGTATGTCGAGCGTATCTCGACGCGTGCGTGTTGA
- a CDS encoding FKBP-type peptidyl-prolyl cis-trans isomerase has protein sequence MQQITKGGASDGLKTEDQKTLYALGQLIGGNVKNFGLSESELGLVFDGIRDAVNGTESKVKMDEFGPKVQQLAQTRAQKQAEEEKKKGAAFLEKMAKEQGAKKLESGLVYIETKPGSGAQPKATDTVKVHYHGTLADGTVFDSSKERGQPAEFPLNRVIPCWTEGLQQMKVGGSAKIVCPSEAAYGERGRPPKIPGGAVLVFEVELIEAKEGAAAPAMSMAPPHGMKGMPQGHPQVMHPKAAAGGNAPKAPAPKANVAPKNPFKEKTQPVTK, from the coding sequence ATCCAGCAGATCACAAAAGGCGGAGCCTCGGATGGTCTAAAAACCGAGGATCAAAAAACCCTCTATGCCCTTGGCCAGCTTATAGGTGGCAACGTCAAAAACTTCGGACTAAGTGAGTCTGAGTTGGGCCTTGTGTTTGATGGTATCCGCGATGCAGTCAATGGTACCGAGTCCAAAGTTAAAATGGATGAGTTCGGCCCCAAGGTTCAACAACTTGCTCAGACGCGTGCTCAAAAGCAAGCCGAAGAAGAGAAGAAAAAGGGTGCTGCATTTCTTGAGAAAATGGCCAAAGAGCAAGGCGCTAAGAAGCTTGAATCCGGTCTTGTCTACATTGAGACCAAACCTGGGTCCGGCGCTCAACCCAAAGCAACCGATACAGTTAAAGTTCACTACCACGGCACCCTTGCCGACGGTACGGTGTTTGACAGCTCCAAAGAACGCGGGCAGCCTGCTGAGTTTCCTTTGAACCGCGTCATCCCTTGTTGGACCGAAGGCCTGCAACAGATGAAAGTGGGCGGCAGTGCTAAGATTGTTTGTCCCTCTGAGGCAGCTTACGGTGAGCGTGGTCGTCCACCTAAGATTCCTGGCGGCGCAGTTTTGGTGTTTGAGGTTGAGTTGATTGAAGCAAAAGAAGGTGCTGCAGCGCCAGCGATGAGCATGGCTCCACCGCATGGTATGAAGGGTATGCCTCAGGGTCATCCTCAAGTGATGCATCCAAAAGCAGCAGCGGGCGGAAATGCTCCTAAAGCACCTGCTCCAAAAGCAAACGTAGCTCCGAAGAATCCGTTTAAAGAGAAAACACAGCCGGTTACTAAGTAA
- a CDS encoding threonylcarbamoyl-AMP synthase: protein MLITHDPAKAADFLRKGELVAFPTETVYGLGASIHDEAAVRAVYAAKGRPLNHPLIVHINGMQGLQRYFSKVSEHAQLLAKHFWPGPLTLVCSKSDEVPNIVTGGQKSVALRWPRHALAQHMLELLDHGVAAPSANRFGRISSTTAEHVREEFADAISCVLDGGPCAVGLESTIVDVRSEQPHILRAGSITQDMISELLKVSAEQKSESDIRVPGQLPSHYAPYTPLFVSESEHFKQTVDTIRVHYKNLVLLASSCPSSSKASDLFFKLPADPEVYAHQFYALLRKADNSKKDAIVIELPIKHGIGLAIRDRLSRAQHR from the coding sequence ATGCTCATTACACACGATCCAGCAAAAGCCGCTGATTTTCTTCGCAAAGGAGAACTTGTCGCTTTCCCTACGGAAACTGTCTACGGCCTGGGCGCCTCGATTCATGACGAAGCAGCCGTTCGCGCGGTGTACGCCGCCAAAGGTCGACCGCTGAATCACCCACTGATTGTGCATATTAACGGCATGCAAGGACTGCAGCGCTACTTCAGCAAGGTTTCGGAACATGCACAACTTTTGGCAAAGCACTTCTGGCCCGGACCGTTGACGCTTGTTTGCAGCAAGAGCGACGAAGTACCTAACATTGTAACCGGCGGACAGAAAAGTGTAGCTTTACGATGGCCAAGACATGCGCTTGCTCAACACATGCTCGAACTCCTCGATCACGGTGTTGCAGCACCGTCCGCAAATCGCTTCGGTCGAATAAGCTCCACTACGGCCGAGCATGTTCGCGAAGAATTTGCAGATGCCATCTCTTGCGTGCTGGACGGCGGACCTTGTGCGGTTGGCCTTGAATCCACGATTGTCGATGTTCGCAGCGAACAGCCTCATATTCTAAGAGCGGGAAGCATTACCCAAGATATGATTTCGGAGCTGCTGAAGGTCTCTGCCGAACAAAAAAGTGAAAGTGATATTCGCGTACCCGGCCAACTTCCTTCACACTACGCACCGTACACGCCCCTGTTTGTTAGCGAAAGCGAGCACTTCAAACAGACAGTCGATACCATTCGAGTGCATTACAAAAACTTGGTTCTTTTGGCATCGTCTTGTCCGAGCAGCTCAAAAGCAAGCGATCTGTTTTTTAAATTGCCAGCCGATCCCGAAGTTTACGCGCATCAATTTTATGCCTTGTTGCGTAAAGCAGACAACAGCAAAAAAGACGCTATCGTTATTGAACTACCGATAAAACACGGTATCGGGCTAGCCATACGCGATCGGCTTAGTCGCGCACAACATCGATAA